A region of Acipenser ruthenus chromosome 51, fAciRut3.2 maternal haplotype, whole genome shotgun sequence DNA encodes the following proteins:
- the LOC131722734 gene encoding trichohyalin-like, translating into MEEKQKREMERQKREMEEKQKREMERQKREMEEKQKREMERQKREMEEKQKREMERQKREMEEQQRRETERQKREMEEKQKREMERQKKEMEEKQKREMERQKKEMEEEQKREMELRHKREMEEKQKKEMERQKREMEEKQKREMELRHKREMEEKQKREMKRQKKEMEEQQRRELELRQNREMEEKQKREIEEKQKREMERQKKEMEEQQKREMELRQNREMEEQQKREMELRHKREMEEKQKREMERQKREMEEKQKREMERQKREMEEKQKREMERQKREMEEKQKREMERQKREMEEKQKREMEEKQKREMERQKREMEEQQKREMELRQKREMEEQQKREMERHKREMEEQQKREMERHKREMEEQQKREMELRHKREMEEKQKREMEEKQKRETERQKREMEEKLIDIEKRLSMWPRKMILKKEMEEILKKETDEKLKKEKEEILKKKMEEKLKKEMEEMVTETEAILILLNEELKREEISKQFKILEKFVQEYQREPRIEGLLSELEAIATELDRVNKNAAIAKTVGSSAGVVGGIMSIAGLALAVPTFGVSLGLTFGGFATGLAGGVTNITTAIVQTKSDIGDNKRVEEILHIINSKMKALDDLYGAALPDSVRESTLSALDTISYLGRTAFSMIDDVTPIFFTSAGRLAAGVSAGALVCVDAVNIGLNVSKLVNGSKRAEDIRTLVKCLKSGLPELNIICLDIINILKNPLLPLLLDPSVLICLNIYIEMI; encoded by the exons atggaggagaaacagaaaagagagatggagagacagaagagagagatggaggagaaacagaaaagagagatggagagacaaaagagagagatggaggagaaacagaaaagagagatggagagacaaaagagagagatggaggagaaacagaaaagagagatggagagacagaagagagagatggaggagcaacagagaagagagacagagagacagaagagagagatggaggagaaacagaaaagagagatggagagacagaagaaagagatggaggagaaacagaaaagagagatggagagacagaagaaagagatggaggaggaacagaaaagagagatggagttgagacacaagagagagatggaggagaaacagaaaaaagagatggagagacagaagagagagatggaggagaaacagaaaagagagatggagttgagacacaagagagagatggaggagaaacagaaaagagagatgaagagacagaagaaagagatggaggagcaacagagaAGAGAGTTGGAGTtgagacagaatagagagatggaggagaaacagaaaagagagattgaggagaaacagaaaagagagatggagagacagaagaaagagatggaggagcaacagaaaagagagatggagttgagacagaatagagagatggaggagcaacagaaaagagagatggagttgagacacaagagagagatggaggagaaacagaaaagagagatggagagacagaagagagagatggaggagaaacagaaaagagagatggagagacaaaagagagagatggaggagaaacagaaaagagagatggagaggcaaaagagagagatggaggagaaacagaaaagagagatggagagacagaagagagagatggaggagaaacagaaaagagagatggaggagaaacagaaaagagagatggagagacagaagagagagatggaggagcaacagaaaagagagatggagttgagacagaagagagagatggaggagcaacagaaaagagagatggagagacacaagagagagatggaggagcaacagaaaagagagatggagagacacaagagagagatggaggagcaacagaaaagagagatggagttgagacacaagagggagatggaggagaaacagaaaagggagatggaggagaaacagaaaagagagacagagagacagaagagagagatggaggagaaactgaTTGATATTGAGAAGAGACTGAGTATGTGGCCCAGAAAGATGATCCtgaaaaaagagatggaggagaTACTGAAAAAAGAGACGGATGAGAAACTGAAAAAAGAGAAGGAGGAgatactgaaaaaaaagatggaggagaaactgaaaaaagagatggaggagaTGGTCACTGAAACGGAGGCGATACTGATTTTGCTAAATGAGGAGCTGAagag GGAAGAGATCAGCAAACAATTCAAGATCTTAGAGAAGTTTGTCCAGGAGTACCAAAGAGAGCCGCGGATTGAAGGACTGCTCAGTGAACTCGAGGCAATTGCTACAGAACTGGACAGAGTCAACAAGAATGCTGCCATTGCTAAGACTGTAGGGAGCTCTGCTGGTGTAGTCGGGGGGATTATGAGCATTGCAGGGCTAGCCCTGGCTGTCCCTACTTTTGGAGTCTCCCTTGGATTGACCTTTGGAGGGTTTGCTACTGGGTTAGCTGGAGGAGTCACTAATATTACCACAGCAATAGTTCAGACTAAGAGTGATATAGGTGACAACAAGAGAGTAGAGGAAATACTTCACATAATTAACTCAAAAATGAAAGCACTTGATGATTTGTACGGTGCTGCGCTTCCAGATAGCGTTAGAGAGAGTACTCTGTCTGCTTTAGACACCATTAGTTACCTTGGACGTACAGCTTTTAGCATGATTGATGATGTCACGCCTATCTTTTTCACTAGTGCAGGCAGACTAGCCGCAGGTGTTTCTGCTGGTGCCCTTGTGTGTGTGGATGCTGTGAACATTGGTTTAAATGTTTCAAAACTTGTAAACGGGAGTAAAAGAGCAGAAGATATTCGTACGCTGGTGAAATGTTTAAAATCAGGTCTACCAGAACTGAACATCATATGTTTAGAcataatcaacattttaaaaaaccctTTGCTGCCATTGCTTTTGGATCCCTCAGTGctaatttgtttgaatatttatattGAAATGATTTGA